The Numida meleagris isolate 19003 breed g44 Domestic line chromosome 10, NumMel1.0, whole genome shotgun sequence genome includes a window with the following:
- the WFDC1 gene encoding WAP four-disulfide core domain protein 1 isoform X3: MAFSTLCCRGRQPSPSKDYEYPLHSHSAHYQKNDRCPPPPQTLPDRACEVPSCRSDSECERHKRCCYNGCIYACLESVQPPPVLDWLVQPKPRWLGGNGWLLDGPEEVLQAEACSTTEDGDEPLHCPTGYECHIINPGNTAEGIPNRGQCIKLRGNPDGRNLRHKYYKEYFGSSSNNVVGYVKNQQKHLG, from the exons gATTATGAGTACCCTCTTCATTCTCACAGTGCCCACTACCAGAAGAACGACCGCTGCCCACCGCCGCCCCAGACCTTGCCGGACCGAGCCTGCGAGGTGCCCAGCTGCCGCTCCGACTCCGAGTGCGAGAGGCACAAGCGCTGCTGCTACAACGGCTGCATCTACGCCTGCCTGGAGTCTGTGCAGCCACCACCAG ttttGGACTGGTTGGTTCAGCCCAAACCCCGCTGGCTGGGAGGAAATGGGTGGCTTTTGGATGGCCCAGAGGAAGTCTTACAAG CTGAGGCCTGCAGCACCACTGAGGATGGAGATGAGCCTCTGCATTGCCCCACAGGGTATGAGTGCCATATCATCAACCCCGGCAACACAGCCGAAGGAATCCCTAACAGGGGCCAGTGCATCAAGCTCCGTGGAAATCCGG ATGGACGTAACCTGAGGCATAAGTATTACAAGGAGTATTTTG GCAGCAGTTCCAACAACGTGGTCGGCTATGTGAAAAACCAGCAGAAGCATTTGGGTTAA